One window of Camelina sativa cultivar DH55 chromosome 4, Cs, whole genome shotgun sequence genomic DNA carries:
- the LOC104784134 gene encoding uncharacterized protein LOC104784134 — protein MTEQQQDLIDQSPPPSAPDPEPNPNHPNPNSVIHPRRVSFEHGLLPIQKLVFTDPIQTLAPVKQKLADAASNNRVGSAAIADVLQISGDHARLVLETLGSVLHSESDPLVKAKPEEVDSVGADLRDLILFLYIQSYKKLLPRTHKDSAAVADVWPSTSAFDGYLSALSPIQLVRSNSRRFMPSQADDEAHQLSYLQKHLANIISLLAEPVEGEGDESLVLSMEAFEHLGFLVQFGDKGSDVSPDAPNKVAPSTRGPCLIEGVSKASLVKQASDLRGRSVKVVNCHDSVIYLLAPLRYATVHGCSDTTIVLGAVGKALKVEHCERVHVIAAAKRVCIANCRECVFFLGVNQRPLIVGDNHKLQVAPYNTFYSHLEGHMSEVGVEPTINKWDKPLALGAVDPHDSLSHPAGVADAQAESAASVDPDQFVNFLIPNWFSGEDIGSTKDNPFPLPDAYMAAQQRNLKNFEETRRSLNEAPLEENRKREVSSALHVYFKDWLYASGNIRQLYCLQGD, from the exons atgaCTGAACAACAACAAGACCTCATCGACCAATCACCACCACCTTCAGCACCCGACCCTGAACCAAACCCGAACCACCCCAATCCGAATTCAGTTATCCATCCGCGACGTGTGTCTTTCGAGCACGGCCTCCTCCCGATCCAGAAACTCGTTTTCACCGACCCGATCCAAACCCTAGCTCCCGTCAAGCAGAAGCTAGCCGATGCCGCTTCTAATAACCGCGTTGGATCGGCTGCAATCGCCGACGTTCTCCAGATCTCCGGCGACCATGCGCGTCTCGTTCTCGAGACTCTTGGTTCCGTTCTTCATTCCGAGTCCGACCCTCTGGTTAAGGCCAAACCTGAGGAAGTTGATTCCGTCGGAGCTGATTTGCGGGATCTAATTTTGTTTCTGTACATTCAATCGTATAAGAAGTTGCTTCCTAGGACGCACAAGGACTCCGCTGCCGTGGCTGATGTGTGGCCTTCCACTTCAGCTTTTGATGGATACTTGTCTGCGTTATCGCCAATTCAG CTTGTTCGGAGCAACAGCCGTCGGTTTATGCCATCACAAGCTGATGATGAAGCTCATCAATTGTCATATCTGCAAAAACATTTAGCAAACATCATTTCTCTTCTTGCAGAGCCTGTTgagggagaaggagatgaaTCATTG GTTCTCTCTATGGAGGCTTTTGAGCACCTGGGCTTTCTTGTTCAGTTTGGTGATAAGGGATCTGATGTATCTCCA GATGCTCCGAACAAGGTTGCACCTAGTACTAGAGGCCCGTGTTTAATCGAAGGAGTCTCCAAGGCTTCACTTGTTAAGCAGGCCTCCGATCTAAGGGGTAGATCTGTGAAG GTTGTCAATTGCCACGATTCTGTAATTTACCTTTTAGCACCATTGCGATATGCTACTGTGCACGGATGTTCTGATACCACTATAGTTCTGGGAGCTGTTGGCAAG GCACTAAAAGTTGAGCACTGTGAAAGAGTCCATGTGATTGCAGCTGCCAAACGAGTGTGCATCGCCAATTGTCGTGAATGTGTATTCTTCTTGGGAGTCAATCAGCGACCACTTATAGTTGGTGATAACCACAAACTACAG GTTGCTCCGTATAATACATTTTACTCTCATTTGGAGGGGCACATGAGTGAGGTGGGGGTTGAGCCAACTATCAACAAATGGGACAAACCGTTGGCACTGGGAGCAGTGGATCCACATGACTCACTGTCACATCCTGCTGGTGTCGCTGATGCACAGGCTGAATCAGCTGCTTCTGTAGACCCTGACCAGTTTGTCAACTTTTTG ATCCCAAACTGGTTTAGCGGCGAGGATATTGGTTCGACAAAAGACAATCCATTTCCATTGCCAGATGCTTATATGGCAGCTCAGCAGAGAAAC CTTAAGAACTTCGAAGAAACAAGACGGTCGCTAAATGAAGCACCTCTGGAAGAAAACCGGAAACGAGAGGTATCAAGTGCACTCCATGTGTATTTTAAAGACTGGCTCTACG CATCTGGAAATATAAGGCAACTCTATTGCCTACAAGGTGACTAA
- the LOC104781701 gene encoding G patch domain-containing protein 11-like, producing MAEESTRNLTGLGGEAEDNDDYMGDLSQFIPPELTHASKRKESDKKPVTVEPSRKKLKNLSWHERRRLEKEKKQIEEDEQTLARIVDTPIGESNKGFQLLKQMGYKPGSALGKEGSGRSEPVTMDIRRSRAGIGREDPHKEKKKKEEIEAENEKRKVDEMLEDFESRQKSQWRNKRVVINFRKAKAALDQLENVEVVPEKKKTEEDEDGKPDEEEEEEEEITEEDLREILMKLRDEHRYCTFCGFQYETTEALLSNCPGVNEDDH from the exons ATGGCAGAAGAATCGACGAGAAATCTGACTGGCCTTGGAGGAGAAGCAGAAGACAATGATGACTACATGGGAGACCTTTCTCAGTTCATTCCACCTGAACTTACCCATGCTTCCAAAAGAAAG GAATCTGATAAGAAACCTGTAACCGTTGAACCATCACGGAAGAAGTTAAAGAATCTCAGCTGGCACGAGAGGCGAAggttagagaaagagaagaaacaaatagaAGAGGATGAACAGACATTGGCTCGTATTGTAGACACTCCTATTGGTGAGTCTAACAAAGGGTTTCAGCTATTGAAGCAAATGGGTTACAAGCCAGGTTCTGCTCTTGGTAAAGAAGGCTCAGGTAGGTCTGAGCCAGTGACCATGGATATTCGGAGATCCAGAGCCGGTATAGGGAGAGAGGATCCacacaaggagaagaagaagaaagaggagattGAGGCggagaatgagaagagaaaagtGGATGAGATGTTGGAGGATTTCGAGTCTAGACAGAAGTCTCAATGGCGTAACAAAAGAGTTGTGATTAACTTTAGGAAGGCTAAGGCAGCTCTTGATCAACTTGAGAATGTAGAAGTTGTtcccgagaagaagaagaccgaGGAAGATGAGGATGGTAAGcctgatgaagaagaggaagaagaggaggagatcACTGAAGAG GATTTGCGAGAGATATTAATGAAATTGAGAGACGAACATCGGTATTGTACGTTTTGCGGGTTCCAG TATGAAACGACTGAAGCTCTTCTATCCAATTGTCCTGGCGTGAATGAGGATGATCACTAG
- the LOC104781700 gene encoding squamosa promoter-binding-like protein 15: protein MELLMGGSGQTESGGASSTESSSLSGGLRFGQKIYFEDGSGSGSKNRVGAGHKSSTTARCQVEGCKMDLSNAKAYYSRHKVCCIHSKSSKVIVSGLHQRFCQQCSRFHQLSEFDLEKRSCRRRLACHNERRRKPQPTTLYTRIAASLYGNANAAMIKSVLGDPTVWSTARSVMRRSGPWQINPVKESHHQHMNVFSQESSSFTITCPEMMNNNSTDSSCALSLLSNSNSNPIQQQQQQLQTQTNIWRPSSGFDYMTVDRVTLAQPPPIPSHHQYLNQTLEFMTGEKNSSHYMSPALGPSQISAPDEFQISNGTTMDGFELSLHQQVLRQYMAPENTRAYDSSPHHFNWSL, encoded by the exons atgGAGTTGTTGATGGGGGGTTCTGGTCAAACCGAGTCTGGTGGTGCTTCTTCCACCGAGTCATCTTCACTCAGTGGTGGACTCAGGTTTGGTCAGAAGATCTACTTCGAGGATGGATCCGGATCCGGAAGCAAGAACCGGGTCGGTGCAGGTCATAAATCGTCGACAACGGCGAGATGCCAAGTGGAAGGTTGTAAAATGGATCTAAGCAATGCGAAAGCTTATTACTCAAGACACAAAGTTTGTTGCATTCACTCTAAATCATCTAAAGTCATTGTCTCTGGTCTTCATCAAAGGTTTTGCCAACAATGCAGCAG GTTCCACCAGCTTTCTGAGTTTGACTTAGAGAAACGAAGTTGTCGCAGAAGGCTCGCTTGTCATAACGAACGACGACGAAAGCCACAACCCACAACTCTTTACACTCGAATCGCTGCATCTCTTTACG GAAACGCCAATGCTGCAATGATTAAAAGTGTTTTGGGAGATCCTACGGTGTGGTCAACTGCAAGATCAGTGATGCGAAGGTCTGGACCTTGGCAAATTAACCCGGTTAAGGAAAGCCATCATCAACACATGAATGTTTTCTCACAAGAAAGCTCAAGTTTTACTATCACATGTCCAGAGATGATGAACAACAATAGCACAGACTCAAGCtgtgctctctctcttctgtcaAACTCTAACTCAAACCCgattcagcagcagcagcaacaacttcAGACACAAACCAATATATGGCGACCATCTTCAGGTTTTGACTATATGACCGTCGATAGGGTTACATTGGCTCAGCCACCGCCCATTCCAAGCCATCATCAGTACCTAAACCAAACGTTGGAATTCATGACAGGCGAAAAGAACAGTTCACATTACATGTCTCCTGCTTTGGGACCGAGTCAAATCTCTGCGCCAGATGAGTTCCAGATAAGCAATGGCACCACAATGGATGGATTCGAGTTGTCTCTTCATCAGCAGGTTCTGAGGCAATACATGGCACCTGAGAACACAAGAGCGTATGACTCTTCTCCTCATCATTTCAATTGGTCTCTTTGA
- the LOC104781702 gene encoding rho GTPase-activating protein gacO-like, whose protein sequence is MRRGRGKGKRQSASAREDRGSGEEEKIPAYRRRGRPQKPVKDEIEGKEEEELVKKKTEEEEEKDDGSVTSKEDVTGNGKKRKKPVESKESNLTEEDNAIGSKSSTDDSTKSSLSIGFRQNGSRRKNKPRRAAEAVFECNGV, encoded by the coding sequence ATGAGAAGAGGTAGAGGAAAAGGCAAGAGGCAGAGCGCTTCTGCTAGAGAAGATCGAGGAAGCGGCGAGGAAGAGAAGATTCCAGCTTACAGGAGAAGAGGGAGGCCACAGAAGCCGGTGAAAGATGAAATCGAgggaaaagaggaagaagagctagtgaagaaaaagacagaagaggaagaagagaaggatgatGGTTCAGTAACAAGTAAAGAAGATGTGACAGGGAATgggaaaaaaaggaagaaaccaGTAGAGTCTAAAGAGAGCAATTTAACCGAAGAAGACAATGCGATAGGATCCAAATCAAGCACAGATGATTCGACGAAATCATCCTTGTCTATTGGGTTTAGGCAGAATGGGAGCAGAAGGAAGAACAAACCAAGACGAGCTGCTGAAGCTGTTTTTGAATGTAATggtgtttga
- the LOC104781703 gene encoding RNA cytidine acetyltransferase 2 has product MRKKVDERIRTLIENGVKLRHRSMFVIIGDKSRDQIVNLHHMLSKAVIKCNPSILWCYKDKLDISSHKQKRSKQLKRLRERGQLDPEKLDAFSRLLDVGRVTHCLYKDSERILGNTFGMCILQDFEALTPNLLARTIETVEGGGLVVLILRSLTSLTSLCTMVMDVHDRFRTESHSEAAGRFNERFLLSLASCKACVVMDDELNILPLSSHIRSITQVPTEKDSEGLSEAERDLKSLKDELSDDFPVGPLIKKCCTLDQGKAVISFFDAILDKALRSIVALIASRGRGKSAALGLAVAGAVAAGYSNIYITAPSPDNLRTFFEFVCKGFDALEYKEHLDYDVVKSANPDFKKAIVRINIYKQHRQTIQYIQPHEHEKLSQVELLVIDEAAAIPLPVVKSLLGPYLVFLSSTVSGYEGTGRSLSLKLLQQLDEQSRAPATGIDGSLSGFLFKKIELNESIRYASGDPIESWLNGLLCLDVATCLPNPARHPSPSQCDLYYVNRDTLFSFHKDSELFLQRMMALCVSSHYKNSPNDLQLLADAPAHHLFVLLGPVDESQNKLPDILCVIQVCLEGKISENSALQSLRDGHSPYGDQIPWKFCEQFRDTEFPGFSGARIVRIAVHPNAMKMGYGSAAVELLTRYFEGEIAPISEADDKVDVEQAPIRVTEAAEKVSMLEEQVKPRTNLPPLLVPLHERRPEKLHYIGVSFGLTLDLFRFWRKHNFAPFYVSQVPSAVTGEHTCMLLRPLKNDELVVNESDELGFFTPFYKDFKTRFSKLLSDKFKKMDYKLVMSVLNPKINFPEVDSSGNSSDGFLKTLDGILSPYDMERLRAYTKNLTDFNLVYDICKTLAHQYFEEKLPVSLSYVQASILLCLGLQEVEFSSIERQMQLERGQVHSLILKVARELYKYLNGVVGKEIESALPRLKERELEPHNVSVDDDIREGAKQVEEQMKEKIEGLMDSELQQYVIGDKEAEDLQHSKIFSSGIISVKSTKSENDNGFDKSTKKRSSDKRSSSSSKSKSFKKRRA; this is encoded by the exons ATGAGGAAGAAGGTTGATGAACGTATCAGGACTCTGATTGAAAACGGTGTCAAATTGAGACACCGTTCCATGTTTGTAATCATTGGTGACAAGTCCCGCGACCag ATTGTGAACCTCCATCATATGTTGTCAAAGGCAGTTATTAAGTGTAATCCCAGTATCTTGTGGTGCTACAAGGACAAACTTGACATTAGCAG TCATAAGCAAAAGCGTTCGAAGCAGTTGAAGAGATTGAGGGAAAGAGGACAATTGGATCCAGAAAAACTTGATGCCTTCTCGCGTTTGCTTGATGTTGGAAGAGTAACTCATTGCTTGTACAAAGATTCTGAACGAATTCTCGGAAATACTTTTGGCATGTGCATTTTACAG GATTTTGAAGCTTTAACTCCAAATCTACTAGCAAGGACTATAGAGACTGTGGAAGGTGGTGGTTTGGTTGTATTAATATTGAGATCACTTACATCGCTTACTAGTCTATGCACTATGGTTATG gATGTCCATGACAGATTCCGAACTGAATCGCATTCTGAGGCTGCTGGCCGTTTCAATGAACGTTTTCTGCTATCACTTGCATCGTGCAAAGCATGTGTTGTCATGGATGATGAGCTGAATATACTGCCGCTTTCCTCGCATATCAGGTCTATTACTCAAGTTCCAACGGAAAAG GATTCTGAGGGGCTCTCTGAGGCAGAACGTGACCTGAAGAGTTTGAAAGATGAACTAAGTGATGATTTTCCTGTTGGTCCTTTAATCAAGAAATGCTGTACACTGGATCAG GGTAAAGCTGTGATCTCATTTTTCGATGCAATTCTGGATAAGGCTCTCCGCAGCATAGTTGCTTTGATTGCTAGTCGAGGGCGTGGAAAATCTGCTGCACTTGGTTTAGCTGTTGCTGGGGCTGTTGCTGCTGG ATACTCAAATATTTACATAACTGCACCAAGCCCGGATAACTTGAGGACATTCTTTGAGTTTGTTTGCAAAGGCTTTGATGCACTCGAATATAAG GAGCACCTTGATTATGATGTTGTGAAAAGTGCGAATCCTGACTTCAAAAAAGCTATTGTACGGATAAATATCTACAAGCAGCATAGACAAACTATCCAG TATATACAACCACACGAGCATGAGAAGCTCTCACAAGTAGAGCTGCTGGTTATTGATGAAGCGGCAGCTATTCCTTTGCCAGTTGTGAAGTCTTTGCTTGGTCCTTATCTAGTTTTCCTATCATCAACTGTCAGTGG CTATGAAGGCACTGGGAGATCTTTGTCCCTGAAACTCCTCCAACAATTAGATGAGCAAAGCCGGGCTCCTGCTACTGGTATTGATGGTTCTCTTTCAG GTTTTCTTTTCAAGAAGATAGAACTTAATGAGTCTATAAGATACGCTTCTGGAGATCCAATAGAATCTTGGCTTAATGGCCTACTTTGCCTTGATGTTGCTACTTGTCTGCCTAATCCTGCGCG CCATCCTTCACCAAGCCAGTGTGATCTCTATTATGTCAACCGAGacacactcttttcttttcacaaaGATAGTGAGTTGTTTCTACAG AGAATGATGGCGCTATGTGTCTCGTCTCACTACAAAAATTCTCCTAATGATCTTCAACTGCTGGCTGATGCTCCTGCTCATCATTTGTTTGTGTTACTTG GTCCCGTTGATgagtcccaaaacaagcttcCGGATATACTTTGTGTTATCCAG GTCTGTCTCGAAGGAAAGATATCTGAGAACTCAGCCCTTCAAAGTTTAAGGGATGGCCATTCACCATATGGAGACCAAATTCCATGGaaattttgtgaacaatttcGGGACACTGAGTTTCCAGGGTTCTCTGGTGCTCGAATAGTACGCATAGCAGTCCACCCTAACGCTATGAAG ATGGGATATGGTTCTGCTGCAGTTGAACTCTTGACCAG ATATTTTGAGGGTGAGATAGCTCCAATCTCAGAAGCAGATGATAAAGTCGATGTGGAGCAAGCGCCCATTAGAGTTACTGAGGCTGCTGAGaag GTCTCCATGCTCGAGGAGCAAGTAAAACCTCGCACAAATCTTCCACCTCTATTGGTTCCACTTCATGAACGACGACCTGAGAAGCTCCACTACATTGGTGTTTCCTTTGGGCTTACTTTGGATCTCTTCCGGTTTTggagaaaacataattttgcgcCGTTCTACGTTAGCCAAGTCCCA AGTGCTGTGACTGGAGAGCACACATGTATGCTTCTAAGACCTTTAAAAAATGATGAACTAGTAGTCAACGAGTCCGATGAGTTGGGCTTCTTTACTCCCTTCTATAAAG ATTTCAAGACAAGGTTCTCTAAGCTGTTGAGTGATAAATTCAAGAAGATGGATTATAAACTTGTAATGAG TGTCTTAAACCCAAAGATCAACTTCCCCGAGGTTGATTCTTCAGGGAATTCATCAGACGGATTTTTGAAGACACTCGACGGCATATTATCTCCATATGATATGGAGAGGCTCAGAGCATATACTAAAAATCTGACGGACTTCAATCTG GTTTATGACATCTGCAAAACACTGGCACATCAGTATTTTGAAGAGAAGCTTCCCGTATCACTTTCATATGTTCAGGCATCTATATTGCTATGCTTGGGGTTGCAGGAGGTGGAATTTTCTAGCATCGAG AGACAAATGCAGTTGGAGAGGGGACAAGTACATTCTCTTATCCTGAAAGTCGCAAGGGAATTATACAAATATCTCAATGGAGTTGTAGGAAAGGAAATCGAATCAGCCCTCCCTCGTTTGAAAGAG AGAGAGCTTGAACCTCACAATGTGTCGGTCGATGATGACATCAGGGAAGGAGCAAAACAAGTCGAG GAACAAATGAAGGAGAAGATTGAAGGATTAATGGACTCTGAGCTTCAACAATATGTAATTGGGGACAAAGAAGCAGAGGATCTGCAACATTCAAAGATCTTTTCAAGTGGTATTATTAGTGTTAAGTCCACCAAATCGGAGAATGACAACGGGTTTGACAAATCCACCAAAAAGAGAAGCAGTGATAAAcgttcctcttcttcctctaaatCCAAATCTTTCAAGAAGAGAAGAGCCTGA